A region of the Parambassis ranga chromosome 24, fParRan2.1, whole genome shotgun sequence genome:
AATTTCTCCTTTTTAACATAAAAAACTTTGTGTTTAGTCTGACACCTGAGCAAGCAGTTACAGCAATAGTGGCAGGAAAACCTTACCTTTAACAGTCAGAACCCTAAAGCAAGCCTTGGTtataaagggggggggggcttcctGTTGATGGTTGTCTCagcaaaggagaagaagaagaggtagacaggaggaaggagggagatgaaagagggagaaagaggagaacaacatgcagcacaatcatacattacagaggacAATGGCAGGTTACTGATCGACATTGGACCAGCTGAAAATGATGTTCCGTAGTTATTTATACACACAGCTGCTATATTGTCAGTATTCCAAACATGGGCAGGTGTAGACAGTAAACACTGGGGAGGTCAGAGGACTGAATATGCAgttctggaggcagagagaccagAAGCACAAAACTATGAATCAGACTGAAGAGAGCAGAAAagaatggaggagaggaggggtggagTGGAGTGGGAACTATAGCTTAGACTGACTACAGGCTTTGTTAAACAGGAGTAGatcttacaggtggaggtggtgtctgcacCCTAAACCCAAAGGCTTGGCCCCTCATTCCACTAAACATTCTAAGAGACCACAAGCAAACCAGCTCTCTAAAAGTGGAGGTTTAGGAATATCATTAGGTCCTGTAGGTTTGATGGAGCGTTGCTTCTGAGGGTCTTGTATGTAAGGTGAAGAATGTTTATTCTGGATTTTCCAGGGAATCAATGAGCAGACgctaaaacaggaaaaacatgaGCTCTCTTGTTGGTTCTTGTCAGTACTCCTGCTGTTGAGTTCTTGATAAGCTGCAGACTTCTCAGAGTTATTTGGACATCCTGATAATAATGAATTACAGCAGTCCAATCTAGAAGTCAATATTAGCATTAATATTAACAGCAACACCAGAGCAAAAAGGTCAGATACAGCAGGTGAAACCTCTTTTATGCttctttttaaatgcaaaacgcATGCGGTGGTTACTAAAATctgattaaactaaaaacataAAGCGataattctctctctcttttagccTTAATCTATATGTTATGGACTTAAAAAATGTCCTTCACCCTTTGACAGCCTCCCAAGTAATGACTTCACCTCTTAAGCTTATGGCAGGACATAACCACAACATGTTTGAAATCAGCTGATTTTGCTAATAACGTCAATTATGCAAATGAACATCGGGCCAAAGTGACACTATGCGTTTCATCCTCTGTCCATCTAAATTAGATTGAGTAATGACCGAATGGTCGCAAAGTCCTTTTAATTACCATACAAATGGCAGAAATCTATAATTAATTGATGATAATTAAACATGGGAGCATCATGAGCTTGAGAATTACAGACACAGATATGACCCAAATATCCTACTTCACTAAAAAGGATTATGTTGTTATGCTATTTTTCCTGGACTGTTTTTTCAATTAGGACTAAGTGGCATTATTCATAAAGGCCATTTGGCTGATCTGGATACAAGTAGCCTGTTTAGAGGGAAAAATAGATTTTGATCCGTTGTTGGCATACGGCCTCCGTGTAGGATCATCCAGGACTGGAGAGGTGAGAGGAGGCAGGAGCATGTGAGGTTAACACTCTACAGCAAGCCTAAAATAAGGAAAATATAGCACGTTTAGATGCTGATTAGAAGCTGTAGCAATGAAGAATTTCTGATTCAGATATTAGGGGGTTTTAAAGCAGAAGGACCCAATTTTAGCATATTTATCCAGTCCAGCTGCTCATTTTTTAGGCTCCATCTCCCCTCCAGTACTGTTTTAATGTCCTTTCTTGGTGCAGTGGCGCCATGTTGCAGGAGGCAGATGTAAAAGATGATTGCATAAAGATTGATGTTATCTATTTTTAAGATGGTGCTGGCTTACATTCTTTAATTACCAGAAACAGATGTATCACAGAAGTTTCTGAACCACTGTAACTCATCTCTCTCTAACTTCGGCCACGAACAGATCAATTACCGAACCTGGTGTAGCTTCATGGGAAATGGACAGATGTAGAGGAGTGGTGCTGCAAGACAGCTAATATACATGTTTAATATTTCTGGGAGGGCCTTTCATCCTCAAGTCTCACAGTTACAGTTGATGTGAACAGGATGCCAGTTGCTAATGCTATTGTGGGATCATCTGCTGTGTCCTACTTTGTAACGGGTCCCCTCTGCTGTTTCCGGCACTGTtgccaccaacaccaccaccaggcgGATTATACCAGGGTCCCTGAGGTCCGGGCAGGCCTAATTGCATTTAATTTACTTGGTTTGGCTCTAATCTACATCTGCAGCAATGAGAAGAGCTTATGGTAGATTCacaaactgttaaaaaaataaataataataatacatttatttgtATAGCACACAAAGTGATTCACAATATGAGAAATCACAAACTAGAATGACAGTCAATGAGTAGTTagatacaatacaataaaattcattaaaaaagcAGAGGTGTTGTAGTATTAGTATTATCAGATGATACACACACCTAAAGCAAACGTGTGTATTCATCCACTGAAAATAGTCCCATAAATTTAGCATTTACTCATTTTAAGGTACTGTTTATTTACAACAGTGCTTATCTATCTTATGGAATATACTGACCGTGCAATGAATAATaccttttttaatgtgtgtgtgtttgcagagacAGGTGGCATCTGCATCGCCCCAAAGCCATCAGACCAAGACGCAGAGATCATCCCAGGAATGGCTATGAGACCTTTCTTTGGCATTAAGCCGGTGCTTATGGATACAGAGGTGTAGTattctgtttgtatgtgtgtcaatGTGAATAGCGTGCCACTCCTACAAATGTTGGAAGGCTGAGAACGGCCTGGAGGAGAGGGTCAGATTAGGATTATGAAATAGTCACCAGCTGTGTCACTTTTGATACTCACCCATCAGTCCCACTGTGTGCGTGCCAAACTCCATATTAAAATCTGTCACCCTCTTTTGTGGCTGCTGAGGTTGCCTTTGCAAATGCACAGATTGTGCAAACAGTTGGAGTGGAGTCTGTGAGCTGATCTCCTGTCCTGCCTCACAACTAAAACACTCCCATAAAGAGCATTTACGGAGCTTTATGCTGCGTCTCCAAAACGCTGCCTGTTTTCTGTCACTGGAGGAATGTTGTTCTGTTTGTTAATGTTTTTAGAATAATACCAGTTTTAATGGCACAATTTCCACTGAATATAACTCCGCTATTGATGATTGGATTTCTTCAGGGCAAAGTGCTGATGTCCAACAACACATCCGGAGCTCTGTGTATGGCTCGGCCTTGGCCTGGGATGGCCAGAACGATTCATAACAACCACCAGAGATTTGTAGAGACTTACTGCCAGCCGTACCCTGGTACAGTACAGTGTGTTCTCCTAacagcatgtgttgttttttttccaatttacataataataatagtaaaaataataaataataaaagctaTAATTCTAACCACACTGTAGGTTACTTCTTTACCGGTGATGGCGCCTATCGCTCTGCGGAGGGATATTACCAGATCACAGGGCGCCTTGATGACGTCATTAACGTAAGCGGCCACAGGATTGGAACAGCAGAGATAGAGGATGTAGTGGTAAGTTAAAAGAGTAACACACTTTAAATCTCCAAGTCTGACACCTTGATAGTTGTGTCATAACAGTTTAATGACACGTCTATAAAACAAAAGGCATGTTTAAGACAAAAATATTTGTTCTAAAAGAGGCCTGAAGAtttctttaatttaaaataaacagtattTCTGAACAAGGAGTGCTTTTCTCCATAGAATCAAACCACACCTTTAAACCACAAAGTGTATAGACGATACTGATTGTGATTTCTGTGACAGAATCAGTGTCCAGCAGTGGCCGAATCTGCCGTCATCGGATACCCACACAGCTTTAAAGGACAAGGTACAAAGCATATTTATATCATTAAAATATATCGTGTATTTCTGTACAGTGGATAAGCATCTTTTGTGTTATCAGGAGTGTATGCCTTCGTGGTGCTTAAGAAGAATGTAAACATAGAGGAGGCAGATCTGACCAGGCAGCTAAACAACATGGTTTCCACAAAAATCGCCAAATATGCTTGTCCTGACTTCATCCAGGTAATCCTGCCTGTCTGACTTTAAAAAGGCAAAGCGACATTTAAGACTTGGTAATAACCTTGTCATTGTTTGGTTATGTCACAGTTTGTCAAGCGTCTGCCGAAGACACGGTCGGGTAAGATAATGCGACGGGTGCTGCGGAAAGTTGTGGAGTGCGACACGAACGGCTTGGGTGACCTCAGCACGCTGGATGATCCTGCAGCAGTTCAGGAGATTATTGAAGGTCACAGTGAGCTTTTAAGTAAACACTCACAATAACTTCTGACCTCCATATTCATTCAGGAATATGAATGTCATGGAGCCTGTTATTCTGCCTTTCAGCTAACCAGTGCCTTCTTATACATTCATGTTTTTAATGaccaaaacatgttttattgcagTTTTTATGAAATCAGGTAAACATCTCTTTGTATGTGTATATTATAATCCACAGAAGTAATCCGCTTTTACTAAAAGCAAAGGAAGGACACTGtgtgtttaataataaaattgGGCTGCCTCGTTGTAATAATCCCATGTTGAGATTGTAAACATAATACAATGAACAATCAGTCTCACATGAGTGTTTGTTGTCCTCACATGACTGCACTTTGTTCCTGTTCCCTTCAACTCGACAGTGTTGTCAGTAACTGATAAATGTATAAGAGTCTTTCTGTTGTTGTAACACTCACGCTTCCCGAGTGTGATATGGCTGTGGTCACATGGGTTCTCCTCATAGACTTTGGTTCCCACTGGCTCCTTTTAACTTGGTTAACTCCCATCTTCCCTCTCCACACAGCTTTAGCTGGACATCATGATActgtaaaatacaaaaacagtgattttgttAGAGACAACAGACTCTTTTTGCATGAAATGTGttagtactcgagtaatattcgaggacaaaatgcatcgacaactaatttagtattcgatgacttgttagtgatgtcatgtcttgtggcgcagcgggatgatcagtgttttgggcgcaagaggtcctgggttcgaaacaCGGGTGAGCCGTTTGCAGTGATCTGAGCACTCGAATAATCAGCGAGTATGCGAGTACCaaaatacttgtttgttgcagccctagttcTGAGCTATGTTTGCATGTAAGCGACCTCATACAGTGAGGTCTGTTTATAGGCTCCAAATCTACCACACCATTATTTTACCATGTAAGGATGTTTACAGAACCATCTACATTGTGTTTAGCCTACCTTCTCCAGGCTGCTACGGTGTCCCAGACTGACCAACGTCATGCCCAGCTGTTTACAGGTTCGGTACAGTTGTGCCTCCGCCTCCTCAGTCAAAGCGCTGGTGGCTTCATCTAAAACTATGATGTTAAtagaacacaacacaaatgttacatttctaaATTGCAAAACTGAATCCTTTCATGGGAATCATCATTCTTGGTGAACAGAAGAAACATACCTGCATATTTGGGCTGCAGGTAGAAGAGCCGTGCAAAGCTGAGACGCTGCATTTCACCTGGAGACAGAACGTCATACCTGCAGatacaaaatatttttagaACCTGCATCCATCTTAGGAAGTgacgtgtgtgtgatgctgtcaaactgtttctgtgtgtgggtgctCTTACCAGTTCCACTCCACTTTTTCATCTAGCCCACCAGTCCGTTTCAGGAGACTGGactggagcacacacacagcatcagagTACAGAACTTAAACATTCTAAATAATAATTACTGAATAATACAGTTACTCACCACTCCAGCTAGTTCCAGAAACTGTGTGATTCTGTCATCATCCACTGACCCTGAAAATAATTTCAAGATTAAATagataaaaagataaataatttttttgcaTTCAGATGAATTCAGCATTGTGCAATATGTTTGGTCTCACTGACCTGATGCAGGGTAAATGTCCTTCAATGGGTAGATCACCTATTGGAAGAGGTGTTTTGTTATATTAGCATACTTAACCACATTATTATTAGTTACAGGCTTTAAGGAGGAGCCACCCTTGAAGGAAAAACAGTGAAACCTGTTCACGCAGAGTGCCGTCAGTCAGGTAGGGTTTCTGTGGCAGGAAGAGGGTTCCTCTGGGTCCGAAACATGTGGTCATGTGGACGAAACCTGATTAAAACAATGACTGTCATCATCGCGCCCTCATTAAACAAATTATACTGGCCTCAGCCCTGCTGCTCTCTCACCATTGTGTGCCTCCCAGAGACGGTTGAGGACCCTCAGTAGTGAGGTTTTGCCGGTGCCTGTGTTCCCCACCACCAGCAGATGGGTTCCCTGGCTGATCTTTAGACTCAGGTCCTCCACAAGGAGCTGGTCTGAATATGGAGATTTGTATGAAAGATGGTCCAAGATGAAGGCAGTGTCCACAGGGCCTGCATGGACATTGAAGTCACTGTGTGAAGCAAGATGACATAAACATTCATTATTTAGCACCTTTACTTTTCCTGCATCTGTATatttaatgtaattaaatgCATTCTCTGGTTGCCTGCTTCTTAAATCATTGTCACTGTAGCAGAGACTTTGACACAAACCTGTCAAAGTCGTAGCTTTCCCCTGACGCTGGGTCGTAGTCACACTGCTTCCGTAGGATGTCATCCATCACCTCCCTCAGCTCCCCGATCctgaccacaacacacacacacaggttcagtgATAAAAAGGTGAATGGCATGCAGAAACTGTGTTGTCTTCATTTGTCCTCTAGGAGGTAAATTTAAGTATGCAGCCTGATACCTGTGGGTGTATCCAGCCACGTCTGACAGAGTCGTTGACAGGTCTATTAGCTGCGTGAAGCCATTTATCAAGTAGATGCACACAAAGGCGTTCTGAATATGAAGAAGGAGAGGCAGAACCCGAGCACAGAGTAAATAAATACGCAGGGCAGGAAATGAGACATAAGGAAGTGGAAGAGGGCGGCAGTTATGAAGCGAACTTTAGGAGACATTCAGAAGAGAAATCGATGTCTACCAACACTAAAAAAAGGGAGCTctggtgccatctagtggccaaTAACAAAAATCACACTTAAGCAGATCAGTCTCATCTCCAGACTAACTCTGAAACATGAACAATGCATGGACAGGACAGCATTTTATAACTTTAAACTATGCAACTATTTAATTACAAATAAACTGTTTCCTTCTCATTCACAACTAACTGCTCTTTTTagataaaatgacattaaaggTGATTTAAGGGAGAAAGAAAACATACCTACCTTACTGATGAGTGCGCTGAGTTCACCCGGGGTGAGGCCATCATAAACACCAGTAAAGATGGGAATGGCGATTATAATGTAGCTGAGGAAACCTCCAAGGTAGTCAAAGGTGTTCACACCAACTGAGAAAGGAGACGACACAGGTTAAGTCTAAAAGTTCAAGACAGAGCAAGCTATGACTCTGAAAAAGACTaaatttctcttctcttctaaATGACTCTTCTGCAGCCTCTCATTGGCCATCCATCTTTACCTGAGCCCTGCAAGCTGACAGGCAAACGGCTGTTTGTCACAAGCATTCATAACAAGACACAATATCCAAGGAGAATGTTCTTACTATAAAGCCAGAGCTCTTTGTTAATGAGATTTTTTTGAGTCTGCATCAGCGCCTGCAGTCTTCGGTCTGTCCTCATGTGCTCCACTTTACCAGCTCTGAAAATAGAGACAGTAACAAGTGAGATTTGACCTAAGCTGTCTACATCATAAGAGTGTGCAATAATTAAATATGTAcccgtatatatatatatatatatatatatatatatatatatatatatatatatatatatatatatatatatatatattttatgcctCACCTGTAAAAAGCTGCAGACTCCGCGTTGACTCGGATTTGCATGTGCTTAAATctgataaacaataaaaatatattcacTTTCCAATCCATTTTTAGGTTTAAACTGTTTCATTGTTTTGCCATTTCAACTCATGACAGATCCAAGAACAAACTGAACTTTACGGTGACGCATATCCTGTGTTAGAGGCTAAAGGCACTGTGCCAAAGACTACAGATACTTCCTCTTAACAAAAGACTGGTTTCCCTGACAATAAACACTGGAAGTCTTTAATGTAACATTAGCCAAATGGCCAACACCACTCTGTTAAAGGTTCTGGAAAACAACACTCCACGTGCAGATGACACACTCTGGACTTACCTGAAGTCTCCTTCCAGTTTTTCTTGCTCAAACAGAGTTGACACAATTGGCCCCATGAGGATTTTATTGGCAACGGTCCCGATTACAAAGTATCCAAAGATACTGACAGGACCGATCCAACCAGTGCTGCAATGCAAAGCTCTAATTAATGTTCATGTTCAACCACTGTCCTTATAATTATAGTAATTATGTACTTTATTTTCTGCTAAGCGGCTCTTTCTGTACGCCCTTTGTTGAGAAATTTCTATTTACCTATAAATTTCTCCTCGGTCTTATTATATATCTTATTACTTTTATTTGATGTGACATGTTTTTAGTGTCTTTAATGGTCTCTCATGAAGCATGAGTGTGGTGTTCATCACATGTTGCCACACTAAACACTCACCTGTAAAAGCAGTGGTAGGTGTA
Encoded here:
- the abcd4 gene encoding lysosomal cobalamin transporter ABCD4, with the protein product MPRLEKSNDRGTKRVKLDWKFVHRFCSIQKVLFPSWTSQSVLMFATLLGVTLTEQLIIYQVGVLPSHFYNVLADKDYSGFRSLVGTAMALILINSSLKSLDQYICNQMYVSWRKTLTESLHSAYFQGRVYYTLNVLREDIDNPDQRISQDTERLCKQMSSMASRLIVSPFTLGYYTYHCFYSTGWIGPVSIFGYFVIGTVANKILMGPIVSTLFEQEKLEGDFRFKHMQIRVNAESAAFYRAGKVEHMRTDRRLQALMQTQKNLINKELWLYIGVNTFDYLGGFLSYIIIAIPIFTGVYDGLTPGELSALISKNAFVCIYLINGFTQLIDLSTTLSDVAGYTHRIGELREVMDDILRKQCDYDPASGESYDFDSDFNVHAGPVDTAFILDHLSYKSPYSDQLLVEDLSLKISQGTHLLVVGNTGTGKTSLLRVLNRLWEAHNGFVHMTTCFGPRGTLFLPQKPYLTDGTLREQVIYPLKDIYPASGSVDDDRITQFLELAGVSSLLKRTGGLDEKVEWNWYDVLSPGEMQRLSFARLFYLQPKYAVLDEATSALTEEAEAQLYRTCKQLGMTLVSLGHRSSLEKYHDVQLKLCGEGRWELTKLKGASGNQSL